One Lentibacillus cibarius DNA window includes the following coding sequences:
- a CDS encoding DUF1992 domain-containing protein, protein MYLIVEDKIKEAIENGDFDDLPGKGKKLDLRDELPGLSPELNQAYKMLKNAGFVPEENEDKKTGESTTSGDLLTYATGETQNSKAQKQKEAEAFVQKRKLHLNSAYQTYRQKILKRLSRG, encoded by the coding sequence ATGTACTTGATCGTGGAAGACAAAATCAAGGAAGCAATCGAGAATGGTGATTTTGACGACTTGCCAGGCAAAGGTAAAAAGCTTGATCTACGGGATGAGTTGCCAGGCCTATCACCAGAACTCAATCAGGCATACAAAATGCTTAAAAATGCCGGCTTTGTTCCTGAAGAAAATGAAGACAAAAAGACCGGGGAAAGCACAACTTCCGGGGATTTATTAACCTATGCCACGGGTGAAACACAAAACAGCAAGGCACAGAAACAGAAAGAAGCCGAAGCGTTCGTTCAAAAAAGAAAGTTGCATCTCAACTCCGCCTACCAAACCTACCGACAAAAGATACTCAAAAGATTATCCCGGGGATGA
- a CDS encoding PadR family transcriptional regulator, whose translation MDREIMKGSIDILLLNLLNGKDMYGYEMVKVLKEKSEQLYNMGEGTLYPALKRMEKKQWLHSYWHDTDHGRRKYYRITDDGKAELEKKLTEWNNVHNLITKTSGDIS comes from the coding sequence ATGGACCGTGAGATTATGAAAGGCAGTATCGATATTTTGTTGCTCAATTTACTGAATGGAAAAGATATGTATGGTTATGAAATGGTTAAAGTGTTAAAAGAAAAGAGTGAACAGCTTTATAACATGGGGGAAGGGACGCTTTATCCGGCATTGAAACGGATGGAGAAAAAACAGTGGCTCCATTCCTATTGGCATGACACTGACCATGGACGGCGAAAGTATTATCGAATCACTGATGACGGGAAAGCGGAATTGGAAAAAAAGCTGACGGAATGGAACAATGTCCATAATCTTATTACGAAAACTTCGGGGGACATATCATGA
- a CDS encoding permease prefix domain 1-containing protein, translating into MNRLEKHVQKMLEQTQSANGEREELREELLSHLEEAKQHYMNEGLTEKQAEKRAIVEFGNSNNAGHQLQEAMYPYQRGLLYTIGMGSILFGVLNFMSAAFLLHDPIPIWLAIQFFTGSLVTLAAINISIAGRYVYLLHLVLFINVIWNGINLLTLQGSQWQIIIFGIYALLLVGMGIVAIIRNSYYSNNLTDNKQQKRGLVLTSYVVNLLFGVAVVCVSLFFLWAFLFTMERSLFALLNIAPIIIWLIAYKFQMGHITKKPLISIITGFVISVLSIAIPLSILILIPGRWL; encoded by the coding sequence ATGAATCGATTGGAAAAGCATGTTCAAAAAATGCTGGAACAAACACAGAGTGCAAATGGTGAACGGGAAGAATTGCGCGAGGAGCTCCTCAGCCATTTGGAGGAAGCGAAACAGCATTATATGAATGAAGGTTTGACAGAAAAACAAGCAGAAAAGCGGGCAATAGTGGAGTTTGGAAATTCTAATAACGCGGGTCATCAGCTGCAGGAGGCGATGTATCCGTACCAGCGTGGACTTTTGTACACGATTGGTATGGGAAGCATTCTGTTTGGTGTGCTTAATTTTATGAGTGCTGCGTTTTTGCTGCATGACCCCATTCCCATATGGCTTGCGATTCAATTTTTTACAGGAAGTCTTGTTACATTAGCCGCCATTAATATTTCAATTGCAGGAAGGTACGTTTACCTGCTTCATTTAGTGTTGTTTATCAACGTTATCTGGAATGGGATTAATCTTCTAACCTTACAAGGGTCCCAGTGGCAGATCATCATATTCGGTATTTATGCATTGCTTTTGGTTGGAATGGGTATCGTTGCCATCATTCGCAATTCGTATTATTCAAACAACCTGACTGACAATAAACAACAGAAACGCGGACTTGTGTTGACCAGCTATGTAGTGAATTTGTTATTCGGTGTTGCTGTCGTTTGTGTGAGTTTATTCTTTCTTTGGGCGTTTCTGTTTACTATGGAAAGAAGCCTATTCGCTCTTTTGAATATTGCTCCGATTATTATATGGCTAATCGCGTATAAATTTCAAATGGGTCATATTACAAAGAAACCGCTAATTTCCATCATAACGGGATTTGTTATTTCAGTGTTGTCTATCGCTATCCCGTTGTCCATTCTGATTCTTATCCCAGGAAGGTGGCTTTAG
- a CDS encoding TolB family protein, producing the protein MSLKMKNISFITGMLMLFLILWGTGSLASEPDGFSGFGRSTDIAPDDSELVFSYYDGDDAALYTVPVSGGKAELLAKPEEGKSFLNPTFSPNGEKVAFVEQWETEDKRYSQLRILKRKKKSVAQRVNTDGYVTEAAFSSDGKSLYFLKAGTYKNYSPIASKRPHDFDIFRLDLQTGETKQITSKKAYDMSSLEVTPDGSKLMYRTYQDTDQLVFRSIKDGKEKTMVPMGDFASKAPIFSSPTLSPDGEHVVFTDVATKDEDGIFVYEAFRMDIETKQAKQLTSFYEHVTSPTFFHNENKLIVTVDKNFAGRDPEYSYWQIRMDSEKRKRVSIEMPDELGNG; encoded by the coding sequence ATGTCGCTAAAAATGAAAAATATCAGTTTCATCACCGGTATGTTGATGTTGTTTTTAATTTTATGGGGAACAGGGTCGCTGGCAAGCGAGCCGGATGGATTTTCCGGATTCGGTCGGTCAACGGACATTGCCCCGGATGATAGCGAACTTGTATTTTCCTACTATGATGGTGATGATGCCGCGTTATATACCGTTCCTGTCAGCGGCGGGAAAGCGGAACTTTTGGCAAAGCCAGAGGAAGGGAAGTCGTTTCTTAACCCGACATTTTCTCCGAATGGGGAAAAGGTTGCCTTTGTCGAACAGTGGGAAACAGAGGACAAAAGATACAGCCAGCTGCGAATACTCAAGCGAAAAAAGAAGTCAGTGGCACAACGGGTCAATACAGATGGCTATGTCACCGAGGCAGCCTTTTCGTCGGACGGCAAATCATTGTATTTCCTCAAAGCTGGCACATATAAAAATTATTCACCCATTGCTTCCAAAAGGCCACACGACTTTGACATTTTTCGTCTAGATTTACAAACAGGGGAAACGAAACAAATAACATCCAAAAAGGCATACGACATGTCATCTCTGGAAGTAACACCGGATGGTAGCAAGCTGATGTACAGAACATACCAGGATACGGATCAGCTTGTGTTTCGTTCTATCAAGGATGGGAAGGAGAAGACCATGGTACCTATGGGTGATTTTGCCTCCAAAGCGCCGATTTTTTCATCACCGACACTGTCACCAGATGGTGAGCATGTTGTTTTTACTGATGTAGCTACGAAAGATGAAGATGGTATTTTCGTTTACGAAGCCTTTCGAATGGATATAGAAACAAAGCAGGCAAAGCAACTTACTTCCTTCTATGAGCATGTGACAAGTCCGACATTCTTCCATAATGAGAATAAACTGATTGTCACAGTAGATAAAAATTTTGCCGGTCGAGATCCGGAGTACAGTTATTGGCAGATTCGCATGGATAGCGAAAAACGGAAACGTGTGTCGATCGAGATGCCTGATGAGTTGGGAAACGGTTGA
- a CDS encoding NADPH-dependent FMN reductase, translated as MKVIGISGSIVGSKTRIAVQHILNRINQEHEEIDAELIDLSSYQLVFSDGRDYREYTGDTKEVLEKVMEADAYIIGTPIFQASIPGTLKNLFDLLPNNAFQDKVVGIVATAGSGKHYLVPEHQLKPVLSYMKAVIIPKYVFVEEKHYYQKRLVDDDTIFRLNRLADDTVRGVNVFSEIKKVKGSAFPF; from the coding sequence TTGAAAGTAATTGGAATATCCGGATCTATAGTTGGATCAAAAACACGAATTGCTGTGCAACATATTTTAAATAGAATCAATCAGGAACATGAGGAAATAGACGCAGAACTAATCGATTTAAGTTCGTATCAGCTTGTTTTTAGTGACGGTCGGGATTACCGGGAGTATACAGGTGATACCAAAGAGGTATTGGAGAAAGTAATGGAAGCAGATGCTTATATTATTGGAACGCCGATATTCCAAGCATCGATTCCAGGTACGTTAAAGAACTTATTTGACTTGTTGCCGAATAATGCTTTCCAGGATAAAGTTGTGGGTATTGTTGCGACGGCAGGTTCCGGCAAACATTATCTTGTACCGGAACATCAACTTAAACCAGTCCTTTCCTATATGAAAGCAGTTATCATTCCGAAATATGTGTTTGTGGAGGAAAAACATTATTATCAGAAACGACTTGTTGATGATGATACGATTTTCAGACTGAACAGGCTAGCCGATGATACGGTGCGAGGAGTCAATGTGTTCAGCGAGATTAAAAAGGTGAAGGGATCAGCATTCCCGTTTTAA
- a CDS encoding RluA family pseudouridine synthase, with protein sequence MKIPILYEDNHLLVVEKPVNIPVQEDNTGDPDVLSMLKEDIKVRYQKPGNVYLALVHRLDRPVGGVMVFAKTSKAASRLSDALRRNTIDKHYLTVVRGTPSRDQAILEDYLLKDKRENKSHIVSPKNKQAKKAVLSYEVIGKNDDLCLVSVKLHTGRPHQIRVQLASIGCPIYGDQKYGQDVNKPGQQIALWSHTLSFEHPTKKTLTTIDSLPPKAYPWNLWKDYCN encoded by the coding sequence ATGAAGATTCCCATCCTTTATGAAGATAATCATCTGCTTGTTGTTGAAAAACCGGTCAACATACCCGTACAAGAAGACAATACCGGTGATCCTGATGTACTGAGCATGCTGAAAGAGGATATTAAGGTGCGTTACCAGAAACCAGGAAATGTATATTTAGCACTTGTCCATCGCCTTGATCGTCCGGTTGGTGGTGTGATGGTGTTTGCTAAGACGTCCAAGGCGGCATCACGTCTGTCGGATGCCTTGCGCAGAAATACTATTGACAAACATTATCTTACGGTTGTTAGGGGCACCCCATCAAGAGATCAGGCAATTTTGGAGGATTATTTACTAAAAGATAAGCGGGAAAACAAATCACATATTGTTTCACCAAAAAATAAACAAGCGAAAAAAGCAGTGCTTTCGTATGAAGTTATTGGAAAAAATGATGACCTATGCCTTGTTTCAGTCAAGCTTCATACCGGAAGGCCGCATCAGATTCGTGTGCAGCTTGCATCCATTGGCTGTCCGATATATGGTGATCAAAAATATGGACAGGATGTAAACAAACCAGGACAACAGATTGCCTTATGGTCGCATACCCTTTCATTTGAACATCCGACGAAAAAGACTTTAACCACGATTGATTCCTTGCCGCCCAAAGCGTATCCATGGAATCTTTGGAAGGACTATTGCAATTAA
- a CDS encoding secondary thiamine-phosphate synthase enzyme YjbQ, whose amino-acid sequence MGKLVHTFTIPTHEKQAFINLDHYLDEILAETGVQDGVMIVYCPHTTGAITINENADPDVKTDLKRGLDETFPNKPAYIHMEGNSDGHMKSSVIGASETLIIADGRLVLGTWQSVYFCEFDGPRTRTVHVKILEG is encoded by the coding sequence GTGGGGAAATTAGTTCATACATTTACCATACCAACACATGAAAAACAGGCCTTCATCAATCTGGATCATTATTTAGATGAGATCCTTGCTGAAACTGGTGTACAGGATGGTGTCATGATTGTCTATTGTCCACATACAACGGGAGCAATAACAATAAATGAAAACGCTGATCCGGATGTCAAAACGGATTTAAAACGCGGGCTTGACGAGACATTTCCTAACAAACCGGCGTACATTCATATGGAAGGAAATTCAGACGGACATATGAAGTCGTCGGTGATTGGTGCAAGTGAAACGTTAATCATAGCAGATGGCCGTCTAGTTCTCGGCACGTGGCAGAGTGTCTATTTTTGCGAATTCGACGGACCGCGAACAAGAACGGTACATGTTAAGATACTTGAGGGTTAA
- the ytxJ gene encoding bacillithiol system redox-active protein YtxJ, whose product MAELKDLQSSQDLERVWQRSTETPVLLFKHSTTCPISANAFKQYQTFLESSGSEMDAYMVKVIENRDISNQIAEQTGVKHESPQIFLIRNRKVLWHTSHSQITVDSIGNALENK is encoded by the coding sequence ATGGCTGAATTAAAAGATCTGCAGTCAAGTCAAGATTTGGAACGGGTATGGCAACGTTCAACGGAAACGCCGGTATTACTATTCAAGCACAGTACTACGTGTCCCATCAGCGCTAATGCGTTTAAACAGTATCAAACTTTTTTGGAATCATCGGGAAGCGAAATGGATGCATACATGGTCAAGGTGATTGAAAACAGGGATATATCCAATCAAATTGCAGAACAGACTGGTGTGAAGCATGAATCACCACAAATTTTCCTTATCCGGAATAGGAAAGTCCTTTGGCACACTTCCCATTCTCAAATAACTGTTGACTCAATTGGTAACGCATTGGAAAACAAGTGA
- a CDS encoding YndM family protein, whose product MIYLKTLGIKVIVIGITVLSLFGIFYNANLMNLFWVSVLLTGITFLVGDVLILRRFGNVTASIVDFPLAFIALWLLGSMLIEASVPLVSISLMAAFFIACCEPFIHTYIKEKMEKDRSNETIESPDVGRLQTEFSEELESTTTDGKENQHDHL is encoded by the coding sequence ATGATTTATTTAAAAACACTTGGAATCAAGGTAATTGTTATTGGTATTACCGTTTTATCATTGTTTGGGATTTTTTATAACGCAAATTTGATGAATTTATTTTGGGTTAGTGTATTGCTAACAGGAATTACCTTTCTTGTTGGCGATGTACTTATACTGCGACGATTTGGCAATGTTACAGCCTCGATTGTGGATTTTCCGCTGGCTTTTATTGCACTTTGGTTATTAGGATCTATGCTTATTGAAGCTAGTGTTCCATTAGTGAGCATCTCTCTGATGGCCGCTTTTTTTATTGCCTGCTGTGAACCATTCATTCATACGTATATAAAGGAAAAAATGGAAAAAGACAGATCGAATGAAACGATTGAATCACCGGATGTTGGACGACTGCAGACAGAATTTAGCGAGGAGTTAGAATCGACTACAACCGATGGTAAAGAAAATCAACATGACCATTTATAA